From Anaerococcus urinomassiliensis:
TGAGTTCATATAAACAGCATCAAAATTTATGAAGTATCTTTTTGCTTCTTCTAGACTAGGAATATTAAAACTCTTCCTGTACCATCCAATGCCCCCTGGCTTGTAGCCTGATTCTGCCTCTGCCGATGTACTATAATCTTGGATTAATGAATAATCGTGTGGAAGGTCGACATTGGTCCAACTAGCATCGTTGAAGTTAACATTTTGTGCATTTAATTGCTCGCCTAGTGCAAATTTCCAGTTATCGTTAAAGTTTTGTTCTCTTTTGCCTGAATAATCTGATACATAGTATTTTTCTACATCAGATATGATTACGTTTTCATTTTTTGCAAATACTGGTCTAGCAAAGCCTGGTGCTAATAAGCCTAAACTTGTAAGTATTGCAAGTAGTTTTACGCTTGTTTTTTTCATAAAATCCTCATAAAATATTTTATCAACTAATTTAAAATTATTTTAGATAAATAGGCCAAGTGAGCTTAGGAAAGTTCACAATGGCCTATATTTTTACCTTAAATTAACCAACGCTTTTAACAATTTGCTATATGCACTGTTTACTTGCATTTGAGTTGACTGGTCGTTATTATTAATCTTTTCAGCATTAGCTAAAGCTTTTTCAAAATTCGTCCATTTTCTTTGGTCATATTTTGTTTTTTCAAACTTTTTGGCTCTTCTTATTAGCGATTGAAGTTTAGATTTATCAACTTTTGCCTTTAATACTAGGCTAGAAGTCGCATTTCTTAGTTTGCTTGTAGCCTCATTCACTTCTACTTGCGATACTTTTTCATTTTTATAAACACTTTCAGCATTTATCAATGACTCTTTAAATGGAACAACACTTGCACTTGTGTATTCTTCCACCTTTATGGCCCTTGCTATATTTAGAGCTTTTTCTAGGACTTTCTTATCAGTTTTGGAATTGTTGTCTTTAACAAGTCTAAAGCCAGCAGATACTAGCTTTGTATTAGCCTTGTTGATTTCTTCTTTGCTAGCTTTTCTATTAGCAAGAACAGCTTTTGCTTCTGATATTGCTTTTTCTAAGTTATCCTTAGAAGTCTTGGTGTAGGTTCCAGCATTAAGTCTATTTTCAGCATATTTTATATTTGCTCTTAATTTATTTTTGAATGCTGCATTTAATTCTTGGCCCCAAAGCTCTAGTTCAGTTACGGCAAGGGATTTGTTTTCTTGTGGAAGCATAACCACTCTTATTGCTCTAGTTTCAACTTCATCAAATGAAATATCATTGGCTTTTGATGTATCAAATGCTTGACCTTTAAGATTTTTAACATCTTCCCAGTTTTCTTCTTTGTTGAATGGATGGTCCACTTGTTTATATAAGTGAGCATTATCTGTAATTGGAGGAACTTCATCTGCTTTGTAATATTGAACTCTTATTTTTGCTGGTTTTTTGGTTCCATTATCTTCAAAGAAGTGAAGACTTAGACCTGATATCTTGTATTTGTCTTCTTTACTATCTCCAAATAAGATACCTATATATTGGTTGCCTTCTATAGGAGTTCTTTGCCAAGTGGTCCATCTATTGGTTCCATTTGATTCTGGATAGTCAATAATACCATCATTTAATGATGAAACTCTATCATTTGATTCTGGCGGATTATTTGTAAATGATGCGAAGGCAAGTGGATAATCACTTCCATCGTCTGTTTTACTTACTATGTTGTTTGATTTTTTGTCTATATTTGCAGCTTCTTTTAGTTCATGGTATTTGTAATCATCTTTTTGATCTTCAATCCAATCTCCAAGAGTTTCTACCATAAAGTCTGTAACTTGCACCCAGTAAGGTCCTTCAGTTAAAGATCTGACTGCTACATATCTAGCCTTGATATCGTCGTCTTTAAAGTTGAATTCTGTTGTAAGTTTAGGAGTGTTTTGAACAATAGGATCTTTATAGCGTGTCCAATTTACCTTATCATTTGAATATACTATCTCATATTTCTTGAAGTAATCGGACTTGCTTGATCCTCCCATTACAAGTCTAAACCTACCTAGTGGATATTCATGCTTAAGGTCTAAACCTACATAATCTCCCGCCTTGTACTTATCCCCTGGTGTTTGCCACCATACAAAGGTTGAATCATTCTTATCAATCATTTTATCTGGGGTGTATTGTTGATAAGCTGAGTAGTTACTTGTAATTATATTTGAAGCATTTATATTTCTGTTTTTAAATGGTCCTTCTGTTGCATCTGGATCATAGGCAACATCATTTAAGTAATTCATCATCTTTTCTACGTTTGGACGAATCCTTTTAGAACCTGTTTTAGTTGGGTATTCTGTTCCTCTAGAGTTGAAAGTATGGGAGTTTGCTTTCTTCCAAAGGTCATTTACTTCTTTATTTTTAGCAATAACATCCTTGCTTTGACCTTCATTTTTATAGGCTATTATAGTATCTATAGCTGCTATTGCAGTATTGGCAGTGTCCTTCATTGAGTCAAGATATGCGTCTAGCTCTTCTACTACTTCTTTATGGCTTGCATTTTGCCTATAAGCATCGACATTATCAGCAATTTTTTGATATTCTGCCTTTAATTCTTGACCACTTGTTTGAATTTGATCGATATCTTTGCTTTCCATAACCTTTTGGAAGGCATCTATATATGGTTTTAATTCCTCAGATTCTTTTAGATAATAGCCAACTTCTTCGGAAGATTGGTTGTGGCGAGCAAATTCTTTAAGCTCCTTATATGCTGTGGGTTCTACATATTTAAATGAATCTTCCCATGTTTGGTCTGCATCAAAGTCCTGGATATTCCAACCGTAGTTAGCCAAGGTAAATATAGAATGTTGGGATAGGTGGGCATGTTCCATAGGGTTTGTCACTGCACCAACTATATTATCAACATCATTGTTTAACATCTCCGCATGGGATAGGTAGACTCTTCTATAACCACGGCCATTGTCTATATCATTTACTGACCAGTTTAGCCAAAATAGTGGGTCACGTCTTACCTGACCTGGATTTGTTTGCCTTGTTTTAAAGGTATCAACATCTCTTTTATTGATAGTAGACATTGTTGATGATCCAGTAAAGAAAAACTGAACATTATCTGGGAAATTTTGGTCATAGGCATTTAGCTCATAGGCATTCCAGTTCCATGATAGGGTGTAGGAAGTTGGGCAGAAAAGAAGGTCGTATACATCACCCTTTGATATAGCCCAATCAGATAGACTTTTCATAACATCTATTACAACCTGGTAAGCTTCGCTACGGCTGGAAGCTATGTTGTTTAAGTTAATATCATCTGCCAAGACTCCAAATTGGCGCACACCTGCACCATATAATTGCTCAAATTTTTCAATAAGTATTTCTGTGTCTTGGTCGATTGTTTTTCTTGTTATAGGGTTATTCATAAAAGGGTGGATCATCCAAACAAATCTGTTTTTGTTTTCGTTACCAGCTTTAGATACTCTTGCTATTTCTTGCAATTGATCTTCTGGGTATAAGTCTCTCCATTGTTTGTTGTGGTAAGGATCATCTTTTGGTGCAAATACAAAAATGTTATCCTTAAATTGTCCACCAAATTCCAAGTTAGCTATTCTATCATTCCAGGACCAAGGATTGCCATAATATCCTTCTATGACTCCTCTATACTTTGTAGAAGCGTAGTCATTTATAGCTAGGTTTCTAACATTTTTATTTGCCTGACGCAAAATCAAATCAAGGGTTTCAAGACCATAAAATGAAGCGTCCGTATCTTTACCAACTATGGCTATGGTATTATCTTTTACCAATAGACTATAGGCATCAAATTTGTCAAATATATCAGCACTAGCTGCATTTTCCTTTATAAATTGATCTGCTTTATCATCGCTTCCCTTTATCCCAACTAATATGTCAGGATTTTCTGTATCTTCTAAATTATAAGTAATATCATTATTAGACAATACCTTGTTAGCTTTGGCAATTGTATAATCATCTAGGCCCTCAGCTAATAATAAGTCTGCCCCATTAGCTAAATTAACACTCCCACTAGTATAGGAAATGTTTTTAACAATTGGATATATTTCATACTGGCTAGATTCTTCATTAGATAGGTCGCTTGCATATGCATTGCTAGTAGCTTTTGATAGTGGAATCGCTACTAAAGATGTCAGCAAAATACCTGTGCATATCTTTTTAATAATTTTATTCATATTTCCCTCCATTTTATCCTTTATATGTGGAGTATTTGTTCGACAAATTTCTTATTTTTCAAAATTTTAAGAAATAAAGCTCCTTTTAAATTAATAGATATCAATCAATCCATCATAAGACTTCCTTCCCAGAAAGTTTTAGATTTATCCCACTTACTAGTGAGGACCTTCCTGGGAGGATAATCTAATGGTTTATAAAGGATTATCTATCTTGAGATAACCCTCTATTTTTATCTTAAAGCAAACATTGACCTTAATAGTTTGTTATAAGCTTGGTCGACATCTTTTTGACTTGCATTTTTAGCACTTAAAACTTCTTTAGCCTTGTTTAGATCATTTTTAAAGGTATTTATTTTGTCTTTGTCCTTGAATTTGCTCAAGTCAAATCTATCAGCCTTACTAACTAGGCTTTTAAGTTTTGCTTTATCTGCTTTACCTCTTACTTCAAGTTTTAGACTAGCTTCTTTTAAATCGTCCATAGCCTTATTGTAAGTTTCCTTATTCACATCTTTTTTTAGAGCTTCTTCGGCTGCTTTTAGGGCATCTTCATAAGCCTTGATAGATTCTTTGCTATAGTTACCAGCCTTGATGTCTTCTAGTTTGTCTTGGGCTTGTTTAACTTGTTTACCAAGTTCTTTCTTGTCAAAAGCTTTTTCTCTTTTTAAGCTAAACATAGCTCTTGCTAAGTCCGTACTTATTTTATTTACTTCTGCTTGGTTGGCATCTTCATCCTCATATATTTTTTGTGCCTGATCAAGCTTTGTTTTTAGATCTTCTAGACTTTTTTGGGTGTAGTTTCCTTTCAATCTTTCTTCTGCCTGCTTGATTAATTTTTCTAATTTTCCCTTATTTGCTTTTGCAACTAGGGATTTTACACCTTGGTCAAGTTTTGTAACCATCTGGTCTACTTGATCTTGGCTATTGGCATTGTTTACGAGTTTTTTAGCGCCATCAAATATTTTATCTAGATTAGCTTTGCTAGATGGACTTGCATTTTTATATTCATCTGTTTGCAAAATGCCTTCAATTTCTGCAATTTTTTGTTCCAATCTTTGATAGTTAATAACAGGTTTTACAACTGAGTATTTTGTTTTTATACTTTTATCCTTGTATGTTATTACAAGCTCTCCACTCAGCTCTTTTGAACTATCAAAACCTTCTACTGATACGTCTTCGTCTGATAAGGCAAGTTCTAAAGGATTTCCTCTATAGAAATTGACTTTTATTTTTGCATCCATATCAAGACTTTCACCAATTTCATAAGTTGTCTTGAAATCATTTGGCAATTCAATAGATTTTATAGTGGAAGAAAGCTCCTCTAAAGTTTTTACTTCTATTTCTAAGCTAGTTTCTTTGCCAAGATATTTTATTCTTAGTACTTGCTTACCAATAGCATCTGGGTCATAGCCTTCTACTATTACATTTTCATTTGCTAAGGATATCTCATCCTTGGACCCATTAGAAAATGAAACTTCAAGTATGCCTTCTGATAAGTCAAGATCTTCACCTTTTGCATATATGGTGTTTGGAGCTTTTTTAATCGCAATGGATTCCATCGCACTTTCACTAGCCTTATAGACAATTGCCATTACTGGAGAAGGATCTTTGCCTCCTTGTTGACTTTGATAGTAAACTATGCCTTTTTCGCCAGATAGTTTGATATCATTAAAGGTATGGGCTGCTTTTTCCTTTGAATCAAAGCTAGCCAACTCTTTTGTCAAATCCCTATCCGCAAATAATTTCACTTTAGTGTTTGCTGGAATTTCCGCAAATGTGATGTCATATAAATCATTTCTTGTATTTGTAGCTTTAACATATGGCATTGGTATTGGAGATGATGCTTTGTCTTCCTTAGTTTCATACATCTTCCAATTGTAAATTCTTGTAGCTCCCCATGGGGTACCATTGTGAGCTTGACTAATATCTAGCCTGTAGTATTTTGCTTCTACATCATTATCAAAACTAACATCTGTGACATTGAGTTTGTTATTTGTAATAGCTTTTAGTTCTGTCCAAGGATCGTCCGGATTTACCTTATAAGAAATCTTGAAGTCTTTGGTATTCATAGATCCGCCCTTGCCTGTAGATGGATCGTATGGGTCTTCACCACCTGCACCAGCGTGATCCATAACCCATCTTCTTATGGTGCGTGGCTCTGTTAGTTCGATTTCTAGCCAAGAATCATAAGAGTAACTGTTACACCACTTATCAGAGTTTCCTGAAATAGTTCCACTTAGGGCATTTCGGCCTAGTTCGCCAGAATTTTCTGCATTAACTCCAATGACACTTGCACCTATTACAACATTTTCAGCTTCTTGGGCTATAGTATCTGTGTCGCTAATGTCCATCTCATAATCTATGCTCGCTGGTGTTTTTGCTGATCTTGTACCGTTTTTACCAACAGCACGTACATAAATTTCTTGTGTATGTCCTTCGTTTCCTTCAGCTCTTCTTA
This genomic window contains:
- a CDS encoding endo-beta-N-acetylglucosaminidase, encoding MKNKLLKGALAISMAVAFASNAYASDLPRTSLVKQKVDIDWIGNEEWMPEDSIENEINKSSVDKVDRSQGSIINPLASEDAKIQVLSLMNKKGEGTTTVGGPEFKAYTFDFWQYVDSMIFWDGPIPTPDVIDAAHRNGVAIYGTLFFNWSTSTEDNERFKNFITEDSPGSNTFPSARTLAKAAKYYGFDGYFINQETAGSETYGKAEKMIALMHYMKDYAKNELDYDIRLSWYDAMANSGGRNHVNGVSRANHLYVEPRSDGQVPADEFFMNFNWSNSSLNTTQEVMNEIGRSPFDSYAGFELQAGSYNTNIRRNELVGSDNKLRTSIGLFTPDSIQGLSIDGEDYHEQERKFWTGFGGDPTTSDDSNRWSGMARFVRDSTPITSLPFNTFFNTGHGKGYFIDGSLSKTDTWNQRSVQEILPTWRWWVRSSTDSKIAPRFDFDDAYNGPNSIAFEGDLESGSTNDVMLYSTDVNLTNASKLVVSHKGGANSTVRIGLSNDVNYSPESFTYFDLGTDSEGWLTETFDISTLAGENISAIKLQFVNDETSNDYKFNLGQIAIIDDESEIQAPSNVEVLDKIVHTATNAEAIIKFDRVDDAAYYEVFQNVGGKEVHLTSSSSNYIYLDRLRRAEGNEGHTQEIYVRAVGKNGTRSAKTPASIDYEMDISDTDTIAQEAENVVIGASVIGVNAENSGELGRNALSGTISGNSDKWCNSYSYDSWLEIELTEPRTIRRWVMDHAGAGGEDPYDPSTGKGGSMNTKDFKISYKVNPDDPWTELKAITNNKLNVTDVSFDNDVEAKYYRLDISQAHNGTPWGATRIYNWKMYETKEDKASSPIPMPYVKATNTRNDLYDITFAEIPANTKVKLFADRDLTKELASFDSKEKAAHTFNDIKLSGEKGIVYYQSQQGGKDPSPVMAIVYKASESAMESIAIKKAPNTIYAKGEDLDLSEGILEVSFSNGSKDEISLANENVIVEGYDPDAIGKQVLRIKYLGKETSLEIEVKTLEELSSTIKSIELPNDFKTTYEIGESLDMDAKIKVNFYRGNPLELALSDEDVSVEGFDSSKELSGELVITYKDKSIKTKYSVVKPVINYQRLEQKIAEIEGILQTDEYKNASPSSKANLDKIFDGAKKLVNNANSQDQVDQMVTKLDQGVKSLVAKANKGKLEKLIKQAEERLKGNYTQKSLEDLKTKLDQAQKIYEDEDANQAEVNKISTDLARAMFSLKREKAFDKKELGKQVKQAQDKLEDIKAGNYSKESIKAYEDALKAAEEALKKDVNKETYNKAMDDLKEASLKLEVRGKADKAKLKSLVSKADRFDLSKFKDKDKINTFKNDLNKAKEVLSAKNASQKDVDQAYNKLLRSMFALR
- a CDS encoding beta-N-acetylglucosaminidase domain-containing protein encodes the protein MNKIIKKICTGILLTSLVAIPLSKATSNAYASDLSNEESSQYEIYPIVKNISYTSGSVNLANGADLLLAEGLDDYTIAKANKVLSNNDITYNLEDTENPDILVGIKGSDDKADQFIKENAASADIFDKFDAYSLLVKDNTIAIVGKDTDASFYGLETLDLILRQANKNVRNLAINDYASTKYRGVIEGYYGNPWSWNDRIANLEFGGQFKDNIFVFAPKDDPYHNKQWRDLYPEDQLQEIARVSKAGNENKNRFVWMIHPFMNNPITRKTIDQDTEILIEKFEQLYGAGVRQFGVLADDINLNNIASSRSEAYQVVIDVMKSLSDWAISKGDVYDLLFCPTSYTLSWNWNAYELNAYDQNFPDNVQFFFTGSSTMSTINKRDVDTFKTRQTNPGQVRRDPLFWLNWSVNDIDNGRGYRRVYLSHAEMLNNDVDNIVGAVTNPMEHAHLSQHSIFTLANYGWNIQDFDADQTWEDSFKYVEPTAYKELKEFARHNQSSEEVGYYLKESEELKPYIDAFQKVMESKDIDQIQTSGQELKAEYQKIADNVDAYRQNASHKEVVEELDAYLDSMKDTANTAIAAIDTIIAYKNEGQSKDVIAKNKEVNDLWKKANSHTFNSRGTEYPTKTGSKRIRPNVEKMMNYLNDVAYDPDATEGPFKNRNINASNIITSNYSAYQQYTPDKMIDKNDSTFVWWQTPGDKYKAGDYVGLDLKHEYPLGRFRLVMGGSSKSDYFKKYEIVYSNDKVNWTRYKDPIVQNTPKLTTEFNFKDDDIKARYVAVRSLTEGPYWVQVTDFMVETLGDWIEDQKDDYKYHELKEAANIDKKSNNIVSKTDDGSDYPLAFASFTNNPPESNDRVSSLNDGIIDYPESNGTNRWTTWQRTPIEGNQYIGILFGDSKEDKYKISGLSLHFFEDNGTKKPAKIRVQYYKADEVPPITDNAHLYKQVDHPFNKEENWEDVKNLKGQAFDTSKANDISFDEVETRAIRVVMLPQENKSLAVTELELWGQELNAAFKNKLRANIKYAENRLNAGTYTKTSKDNLEKAISEAKAVLANRKASKEEINKANTKLVSAGFRLVKDNNSKTDKKVLEKALNIARAIKVEEYTSASVVPFKESLINAESVYKNEKVSQVEVNEATSKLRNATSSLVLKAKVDKSKLQSLIRRAKKFEKTKYDQRKWTNFEKALANAEKINNNDQSTQMQVNSAYSKLLKALVNLR